A stretch of Lathyrus oleraceus cultivar Zhongwan6 chromosome 6, CAAS_Psat_ZW6_1.0, whole genome shotgun sequence DNA encodes these proteins:
- the LOC127091801 gene encoding protein MOS2 → MKKLSFSFPSSKSSSKSNNSVKPSQTFDQDSSTNQQHLQKHLITEFDPSNLQTLDSNPKALIPPIENQWRPYKKMKNLDLPLTDSHSSHSLTFEPDASSISDQPESDKSSYGLNLRSANSENKKQEAGGDALRPRISIEVNMMQKFKEDMERLPDDQGFDEFKDVSVDGFGAALLGGYGWKEGMGIGKNAKEDVKVVEVKRRTAKEGLGFVADLPPPTSKKGERNGKVESEKRKKEEKVVRIVRGRDVGLKASVVGKIGDDVFVLKVLGSSEEVKVRVDDVAELGSVEEDRCLRKLKDSKVKHHEEERGSRSKRGKDEVKERRVDGNRDGKDERGKKQVPWLTSHIRVRVVSRSFKGGRFYLKKGEVLDVIGPTTCDISMDESREIIQGVSQDMLETAIPRRGGPVLVLHGKHKGAFGSLVERDLDREIGIIRDADTHQMLNVKLEHMAEYIGDPSLLGH, encoded by the coding sequence ATGAAGAAACTTTCTTTCTCCTTCCCTTCATCAAAATCTTCATCCAAGTCTAACAATTCCGTCAAACCCTCCCAAACCTTCGACCAAGATTCTTCCACCAATCAACAACATCTTCAAAAACACTTAATCACCGAATTCGACCCTTCCAATCTCCAAACCCTAGACTCAAATCCCAAAGCCCTAATTCCCCCAATCGAAAACCAATGGCGTCCGTACAAAAAAATGAAGAACCTCGACCTTCCTTTAACCGATTCACACTCTTCCCATTCCCTTACTTTCGAACCCGACGCTTCTTCGATCTCCGATCAACCGGAATCCGACAAGTCGTCGTACGGTCTCAACCTCCGTTCCGCGAATTCTGAAAATAAAAAGCAGGAAGCTGGTGGGGATGCTTTGAGGCCCAGAATTTCTATTGAGGTTAACATGATGCAGAAGTTTAAGGAAGATATGGAGAGGCTTCCTGATGATCAGGGGTTTGATGAGTTTAAGGATGTTTCGGTGGATGGTTTCGGTGCGGCCCTTTTGGGTGGGTATGGATGGAAAGAAGGAATGGGGATTGGGAAGAATGCTAAGGAGGATGTTAAGGTTGTTGAGGTTAAGAGGAGGACTGCTAAGGAGGGTTTGGGTTTTGTTGCTGATTTGCCTCCTCCTACTTCGAAGAAGGGAGAAAGGAATGGGAAGGTGGAGAGTGAGAAGAGGAAGAAGGAGGAGAAAGTTGTGAGAATTGTCCGAGGTAGAGATGTTGGATTGAAGGCTAGTGTTGTAGGTAAAATTGGGGATGATGTTTTTGTTTTGAAGGTTTTAGGGAGTAGTGAGGAAGTTAAGGTTAGGGTAGATGATGTTGCTGAATTGGGTTCTGTTGAAGAAGATAGGTGTTTGAGAAAGTTGAAGGATTCGAAGGTTAAACACCATGAGGAGGAAAGAGGGTCTCGTAGTAAGCGTGGGAAGGATGAGGTGAAAGAAAGGAGAGTGGATGGTAATCGTGATGGTAAGGATGAGAGGGGGAAGAAACAGGTTCCTTGGCTTACAAGTCATATTCGGGTTAGGGTGGTTAGTCGGAGTTTTAAAGGGGGGAGATTTTATTTGAAGAAGGGTGAGGTTTTGGATGTTATTGGGCCTACTACTTGTGACATATCTATGGATGAGAGTAGGGAGATTATTCAAGGAGTGTCCCAAGATATGCTCGAGACGGCTATTCCACGACGAGGGGGGCCTGTTCTTGTATTGCATGGGAAACATAAGGGTGCTTTTGGGAGTCTTGTTGAAAGGGATTTGGATAGGGAGATTGGTATTATTAGGGATGCTGATACCCATCAGATGCTCAATGTCAAACTTGAACATATGGCAGAGTATATAGGGGACCCAAGCTTATTGGGACATTGA